The DNA sequence CGCCCAGGTGCGCCAGCGGTCCCGCAGGCGTGGTGATGTCGCGGTGCTGGTGGTCACCGCACGGTCTCCCAACCCGTCGTCACGACCACATCTGCGGAGGTGACGAGCACCGGGGCATCGCGGATGTGGTCGTCCAACTCGGCGATCTTGCGGTACGACTTCTCGGTGCCCGGGCGTTCGCCGTAGCTCACGTCGTTGAAGATCTCCGCGCTAGACCGGAATTCCTCTGCCAACGAGGGCAATTCGCGCCCGGCGTCGGCGGCCAGCTCGTTGGCGGTACGGCCCGGCACCGGAGTCAGAATCGTGCGTTCCTCGAGCTGACGTGCCACGGCGCGCAGTCGGTGCCGGATGGCCGATGCCCAATCGCCCTGGGCTGCGGCACGTTCGGCGGCCGCCCGGTGTTCTGCCGCGGTCAGCTCGCCGGATTCGAACAGTCCGAAGTCGCCGCCGCCCTTGGTTCGGACCGCGCGGCGGGCAAGGCGGATCAACAGCACCACGGCGGCAATGACGATGAGCGTGGTCACCAGGATGGTGAACCAGCCGCCGGGGAGCTCACTGGCCCGGAACTCCAGGTAGTCCAGGTGCTCGATGATCCAATTGATCAGACGGTCGAACGGCGAGGGGTGCTCGTAGATCGGTTTGGCGAGTTCGCGTTGGGCTGCCTCGGCCGCGGATTCGCGGTCGATGTCTATGGCTGGCATTACACCTGAACCGGGGGATACGCGGGCAGCCACAACGCATCAGGGTCGATGCCCGGCTGGCCGAGGCGTTCTCGCGTTCTGGTCTCGGTCTGCAGCACCAGATCGAATGCCTCGGTGCGCATCCGCTGATCGGTGTAGAGCAGCACATTCACCGCGGCGTTGAAGGGCAGCGTGATGATCTGGGCGATGATCACACCGACAGTCGTGAGCGCCAGACCCAGGATCATCGCCGTACTGCTGGTGTTCGAGGTGCCCATGCCCATGGAGATCTGCCCGCCGATGCTGAAGGGCATTCCCAGGATGCCCGCCACGAAGCCGACGATGATCGAGGTGAGCAACAGGATGCCCAGCAGGCGCCAGTAGCTCTTGCGCACCAACGACATCGATCGGCTCAGCGCCCCGAAGACGGTCCGGCGCTCCAGGATCAGCACCGGTGAGGCGAGGGCGAACACGGGGATCAGGTAGAAGTAGAGCGCCAAGAAGCCGAACCCGAGTGCGAAACCTGCCGGTACCGCGCCCCAGGGGCCGACGGTGAGAGCTAGCGCGACTACGCCGGCGATACCGATCGCGAGGGGCAGGGCGAGCAGTAGGCCCGAGGCGAATGCCAGCCCGATGAGGGCCCATATGCGTGGTTTGGCGCGCTGCCACGCGGCCGCGGGGGTCGTGTGTTCGCCGAACACCGAGCGGCCAACGGTGACCGTCAGCATGCCGCTGAGAACGATGGTGACCAGCATGGTGATCACGTACCCGATGACTGCCCCGCCGAAGTATCCGATCCCGAATGCGGCGGCAAATGCGTCGTCACTGTGCGCGTCGAAGCCGGCGGCACCGCCCAGGAGCCCGACGATGGGGCCCGCCTGCAATGCGAAGGTCAGCAGCTGGCTGATGACCACGACGACGGCCGTGATTCCGATGGTTGCTTTGGGATTAGCGCGGATGGCGGCGACGGCCCCGTTGTAGAGGGCGGACAGATCCAACGGCCGCAACGGGATGACTCCGGGTTTCAGCGCGGGCGGCACCGGCGTCACCCAGTAGGGAGCCGGTGGCGGGCTCGGGTACCCAGGTGGAGGCGGTTGATACCCAGCCGGCGGGCTCGGGTATCCGGTTGGCGGTTGATACCCAGCTGGCGGGCTCGGGTACCCGGGTGGAGGCGGTTGATACCCAGCTGGCGGGCTCGGGTATCCGGTTGGCGGTGGATACCCAGAACCCGGGGGCGGGTATCCATATGTCGGCGCAGCGGCATAGCCAGGGGCAGGAGGAGGGTAGGCGGGTGGCGGTCCCGGGGGTAGCGGAGACGGAGTGACGCCCCCCTCGTCGTTGCTCATTACTCCATTTTGGCGGCTGAGGACGTTCCTGGCAATTGCCTCCCGATTCTCATGTCAATACCCTTGACATATGTCAGGTGGATTGACATTCTGAATGTATGACTGAGAAGATCGCCACAGAGGAATTTGATCTCGCGTTTGACGCCGCCTACCGCGGCGAGCGTCCCGATGGTCTGGGTGTTAGGCCGCCGTGGAGCATTGGTGAGCCACAGCCCGAGATTGCGACGCTGATCGCCGAGGGCAAGGTGCGTGGAGAGGTGTTGGACGCAGGCTGCGGCGAGGCGGCGACCTCGCTGTATCTGGCCGAGTTGGGACACACCACCGTTGGGCTCGACTCCGCGCCCAAGGCCATTGCGCTGGCGAAAGGCTATGCGGCCGAGCGCGGTCTGACGAATGCCAGCTTCGCGGTCGCCGACATCTCGGCCTTCACCGGGTATGACGGGCGCTTTGACACCATCATCGATTCGACGCTGTTCCACTCGATGCCGGTCGAACTGCGCGAGGGTTATCAGCGTTCGATCGTCCGGGCCGCCGCACCAGGGGCGCGCTACTACGTCCTGGTCTTCGATCGGGCCGCGTTCCCGGCGGAATCATCCGTCAAGGCGGTTACCGAAAACGAACTGCGGGATGTGGTTTCGAAGTACTGGTCCATCGATGAGATCCGCCCGGCGAAGATCTACGCGAACTTCAATGGATTCGAATCGGGTGTGGCGCGGGGCTTCGCCCGGCACCAGGTCGAGCCCGACGGCCGGTCATCGGTTGCGGCATGGTTGCTCTCGGCGCACCTGGCAGGCTAGCTGTCCAGGATGAACCGCTCGGGGTGGTGGTAGTCATTGGTGCGGGACTGGCCGGTGTCGAGGTGCGGCGGCGGAATCCATTCGGTGATTCCGTCGCTACGACGTTTTCGGGTGTTCCAGCCCTGTTGGAGCAGCCGATGATGCGGGCCGCAGGCGAAGGTCAGATTGTCGATGTCGGTGGGCCCATCGTCGCGCCAGTCGTCGACGTGATGTACCTGGCAGAGATAACCGGGCACCGTACATCCGGGCGCCGAACAACCGCGATCCTTGGCGTGTAAGACAATTCGTTGATCGGGAGTGGCGATCCGTTTGGAACGCCCGAGGTAGAGGGGACGGCCGCCGTCGTCGAATATCGCGAGGTAATGCAGGGCGTGGGCCGCCATCCGGATCAGATCGGGGATGGGCACCAGGTTGCCGCTACCCGATATCGCCCGCCCGGCCGCACTCCGCAGCTCGCTCAGCGTCGTCGAGACCACCACCGTGACGGGTAATCCGTGGTGTGAGCCCAGCTTGCCCGAGGTCAAGATGCTGCGTAGGCACGCCCGGAGCCCATCGTGGTTTCGCTGGGCGCAAGTTCGCGTGTCTCGCTCGGCGGCCGCTGAGTCGGGTTCACCTTCGGTCGTGGGAGATTCATCGCGAGGATCGCACATGCCTGGCGCCGCGAGCTTGCTCAGTACTGCGTCGAGATAGGCCCGGGTCTCCGGATCCAGCAGTCCGCTGACGGTGCTCATCCCGTCGGCTCCCTGGCGTCCGATCGATATGCCCCGCCTGCGGGCGCGGTCGATGTCGGAGAACCGGCCGTCGGGATTGATCAGAGCCGCGATCCGATCGGCGCCGGCGCGGAGTTGTTCCGGGCCGAACTCGGTTCCCATTGATGCCAGCCGCTCTTCGGCGGCGTCGCGGGTATCGGCGTCGACCGCGTCGGGTAAGACGTCGAAGAACCTGCGGATGATCCGCACGTGCTCGTCGCCCAGGCGGCCCTGTCGCAATGCGTGGGCGGCATGCGGAAGTAGGGGTTGTAGCGGCTCGCCGGTGAATGCACGCCGCGGGCCGAGATGTGCGGTGTCTGCGAGGCGGCGCCGGGCGGTTGCGGTACTTATCGAGAGGTGCCGTGCCAGCACCTCCGCGAATGATGTACCGCCCAGCTCGACCGGGGACCCGCGCTCCACCAGCCGGGCGGTCAGCGTGTGTGAGGCCGCGGCGATCTTGCGCTGCGCGACTTCCAGTTGCCTTAGTGCCGAGAGCAATTCGGGATTATTGAGCTCGTCGAACGACGACTCGACGACAGCCGTGGCCGTCGTCAGTAGATCGTCGATGGGACTCATGCCTGAAGGCTATGGACGACGACCGACAGCTGGCCGAGGTTATCCACAACCGCGATGGCTATCCACAAGTTCGACGAACCGCTTGTCGGATCTCAGAAGTTACGGTAGTCGCGCACGGGCATTCGTGATCCGTGCCGCTCCGGCTTGGGTGCCACGAGCTCGATGAGCCGAATGACGCGATAGCGTTGCCCGGCATAGGGTTCCAGGAGTTCCAGCATGCCGGCGTCGTCCGTTTTGTGGCCGGCGAGTGCGAAGCCCACCTGCCCGGCGATGTGGTAGTCACCGACGGGGACGGCGTCGGGATCACCGAGCGCGCGTGCTCGGATCTCGGCCTCGGTCCATGGCCCGACTCCTTGGATCGAGGTCAGGTGCTCCGGTTTGGTTTCCACGTCGACGGTGGCAGCGATGCGGATGGTGCGCATGCGGACCGGCTCGGCACCGGACTTGTGCCACTCCCATGACGGGATGTCGAGCCATTCCCGTTGGGGCGGTGGGACCTTAGCGCCGCCTAAGTCGGTGCCGACATGGTTGAGTAGATAGCGCCAGGCGCGCCAGGCCTCTGCGCCGGGCACCTTCTGTTCCAGCACGGCGGGGACGAGGGCTTCCCAGACGCGATCGCTAGCGCCGAGGCGGACGCCTTTCGCGCCGTGCACCAGCCGGGCGATGACATCGTGTTTCGGTGTCAGTGCCTCGGGCTCGTCGTCGGCGCCCAGCAGGCGTGGAAGGCGATCCAGCAGCCATTCGGCGCCGTCACCGTGGGCGCGGCCGACGACGGTCTTGTCTTCACGCGAGATCGTCAGCACGCCGGGGCCATCCGGGGTGTAGGAGCCCCGGGTGATGGATCCTCCGGGGGATACGCGATATGTCGGGTCGGTCGATCCGCGGCGGTGGATGCCGAGCGTGCGGCGAATATCCAAAGGCCACGGTGGAATCCACTCGCGGGTGAGTGGCGCTGCTAGGCCCCCGGGCAGAACTTCCAGCCGCCCGTCTCCTTTTTGAACTCGATGTCGTGCTTGCCCTTGGCATCGGTGATGTGAATGACGGCGGTGTCGTCATCAATCTCGAGGCCAGTGATTTTCGACGGGCCGTTATCGGCCTTGGTCAAGGCGTTGAGGTCGGGTGCCTGGCCGCTGCCCGCGATGTCCTTGAATGCCTCGCGGTACTTGGCGCAGAAGAAGGTGAGCATCTTCTTGAAGTCGTTGGCCTTGGCGGCATCGGCCATGCCGGAGATGGTCTGCTTGATCTGCTTGATGTCCTCGTCTTTGTTGGAGCCGGAGGAGCGAGGGGCATCGACGATCTGATCGCTGGCGGCGGTCGTCCGCTCGGTGCTGGAGTTGGTGGTGGTCAGGCCGAGCACCAGCAGCGCGATCAGGAAGATGCCGAGCGAGCCGCCGACGACGGCCAGGGCCTTCTGCTGTGGGGACATGGGTGGCCGGGGCGGCTTCGGGGTGGGGAAGTACCCGCCGGGGGGCTGACCATACTGACCGGGCTGGGGGTATCCCGGGAACTGCGGCTGAGGCTGCTGGTACTGGCCGTGGGGGTACTGCGGTTGCGTCATCTGTGTGTCTGTCCTAGCGCGGCGGCGGTCATGGCGTTCCCTGCCAGTGTGCCGGATGGGCGTGGTGCGGGTGGTTGTCACGCGGTTTCCGTGCCTGCCGAGGTGAGTGTCCCGTTTCTCCACACACCTCCCCGACATGTCCGAGATTCAGGCTTCAGCGGGCTGCGCTGTTAGTCTCCGAGGAACGCCGGAATTGGGACGCGGGGAGGCGTGCTCGACCGGTTGATCGCAAGGAAGCGCGAAAGAGCTGGTAGCGAGGCTGACGGAGAGATTAGTGCGCGGCGGAGAGATCAAGGCCTTAACGGGACTTCGCATCATCGCCGCGCTCTGGGTCGTGCTCTTTCACTTCCGGCCACTGCTGGAGGAAGCGGTCCCCGCATTCCGGTCCGCACTGACTCCCGTCCTCAACTGCGGCGCTCAGGGCGTCGACCTCTTCTTCATTCTCAGCGGATTCGTGCTGACCTGGAACTACCTGGATCGCATGGGGCACCGCTGGTCCACCAGGGAGACGCTGCACTTCCTGTGGCTGCGCCTGGCCCGGGTGTGGCCCGTCTACTTGGTCACCATGCACCTGGCCGCGCTGTGGGTCATCTTCACCATGCACGTTGGGCACATACCGCCGAAGGACGTCAACGGATACGACGCCATGAGCTATGTGCGTCAGCTCTTCATGGTGCAGCTGTGGTTCCGTCCGTACTTCGATCTGTCCAGCTGGAACGGTCCGGCGTGGTCGATCAGCGCCGAATGGCTGGCTTACCTGCTGTTCGGCGGCCTGGTCCTCGTCATCTTCCGGATGGCGCGCGCGACGCGGGCCCGCAGTCTGATGGTTCTGGCTGTGGTGGCCTCGCTGCCGCCGGTCGTCCTGCTGCTGCTGACCGGGCAGTTCTACACCCCGTGGAGCTGGTTGCCGCGCATCGTCATGCAGTTCACCGCGGGTGCGCTGGCCTGCGCGGCGGTCAGCCGGCTGCGGCTGACTCACCGTTCTCGCCATATCGCCGGCTATGTGGCGATAGCGATTATTGCGGCGATCGTGGGTGCGCTGTACTTCCTGGACGCTCATCCGATCTCCGGAGTGACCGATAGCAGCGGCGTGGTGGACGTCCTGTTCGTGCCGTTGGTGATGGCGCTGGCGGTGGGCATCGGCCCGCTGCCCACGCTGCTCTCGACGCGCATCATGGTCTACGGCGGACAGATCTCCTTCGGGCTGTACATGGTGCATGAGCTCGTGCATGTCTCATGGACATGGGCGACCAAGCAATTCGAGCTCTCGTTGACGGACTCTGGCGGCGGCTGGATCGTGGTCGGTCTGATTGCGCTCGCCGTGGTGCTGTCGATGGCCCTTTACCACTGGGTGGAGGAACCCGGGCGGCGGTGGATGCGCCGCATGATCGGCGTCACCAAGCCCGCCATCACCGACCATCACGCCGTGCACAACGGGCAGAAACATCGTGCACCCGCGGACCTGACCGAACCCGAGCGCGAGCGGGTTGCCGTCGGCTCGGTGGATGTAACGCGCCGTTAGTTTCAAACGAATAACGCTGTGCCGCAGTCGGGCTGAGGGCCCGTAAAATGCTGGGGACAGTGGAGGTAGCAGTGGTCCGTCTGGCGGCGTTCGTCATCGCATTCGCGTTTCTCTTCGGTGTGGCTGCTCAGCAGACTGCGCCCGTGCGCCCGTACCGTCTGCTCAATTCCGGATCCGGCCTCAACCATGTCGCGGTGGTCAGCGATTCGTACACCACCGGCACCAGAGAAGGCGGACTGGGCGCCAAGTCGTGGACATCGCTGACCTGGCGGATGCTGAGCCGTGAAGGCGTCCGGGTTACGGCAGACGTCGCGGCCGAAGGACGCGCCGGATACGGCGTGCGCGGTGACCATGGCAGCGTCTTCTCCGACCTCACCGGCCGGGTGGTGCACCCCGACGACGAGCTCGTGGTGTTCTTCGGCTCGCGCAACGACCAAGGCGTTGATCCCGACGTGTACGCCGAGGTGACCCGCAACACGCTGGCGTCGGCGCGGCGCATGGCCCCGGCGGCCAAACTGCTGGTGATCGGCCCACCCTGGCCGACGGCCGACGTCCCCGACGTGGTGCTGCAGCTGCGCGACATCCTGTACGGCGAGGCCCACGCGATCGGCGCATCCTGGGTGGATCCGTTGGCCGAACGGTGGTTCGTCGGGCGCCCGGAGCTGATCGGCTCGGATGGCGTGCACCCCAACGATGCCGGGCACGCCTACTTGGCCGACAAGATCGCCCCGCTCATCGGCACCCGGCTGACCCGTCGGCTCTGAGAGTAAGCAACAACTGCAACCAGTTCGTTGGTAGGGTTCAGGCATGACGCGGCTCGTGTTATTGACTGGAATTACCTTGGCTGCCTTCGTTTTTGCGGGCTGCGGCTCATCATCAACATCGACAGAGAAGACGCCCGTATCCACGTCGGCCGCGTCGTCATCGACTGCGCTCCCCGAGCCGTCTCACAAGGTGGTGCCGCCCGGTGGCGTCTACTGGAATCCGGTGACCCAGCAGCCGGAGGCGAAGCCCACTGAGATCGTGCTGACTCCCGCCGATGCCGGAGACATGCTCGTGGACATCACCTGGGACAGCTGGGCTCAGCAGCGGGCGACCGGGAAGGCCGTCCGCGCGACGAAGGACTGTGCTCCGGACTGCGCGACGGGTGGGACCACCCGTCGGGACGTCACGCTGCTTTTCGAGGCCTCGCAGGCACTCCCGGATGACAGTGGGTGGTGGCAGTTCACCAAGCTGGTCATCACGGACCGTGACGGCAAGGCTGAGACCGTCGACATGCCAGTGACCGCGCAGTAGCGCGGCCACCGAGTTGACCCGTTGGCTCTAGTCGGCGATCACGTCCAAGGTGCCGAACAGGGTGAGTCCCGCGGCGGGGGCCAGCGCGCTGGACGCCGCGTTGTCCACCTGGCACCGGTATTGCGGTTCATAACCCTGCGCGCAGGCATACCGAAACGCGGTGCGCACCAGCTGGCGGGCGTGCCCCCTGCCTCGGAAGATCGGCAGCGTCAGCACTCCGAGATCCATGATCGCCGCGTCGTCCCACTGATAGATGCTGGAGACGGCCACGAGGCGGCCGTTGTCGAAGGAACCGAACACCGCCCAATGGTCCAGTTCTACCTGCGCGTTATCCAAGTCCTGTTCCGAGGCAACCGATTCGAACGCTGTGAAGATGGCCGCGTCACCTGCCGTCAGCCGACGGATATCTCCGGTCGGTACCTCGGCGACGAGTGCGGCACGGGCGTCGTTGGTGAAGTAGAACAAGTTGTCCGCGCCGTGCATGGTGACGCCGGCCTTGTCCAGGCTGGCCCAGAAGTCGGATTCCGAAATCGATTGGGCGCCATTGATTCCGGTGCGCTTGGCGAGTTCCGGAACGAGAGCGACGCTGGTCTTGCCGTCCACCGTGTGCAGCACCATCAGCTGGCTGTCCTCGTCGAGGTCGGGGTAGACGGCGAGCTGGAAGTTCTCACCGCTGTGCAGGACAGTGCCGCGTCCGAGGTAGCTGCGCCAGAAGTCGGTGATGATCGGGGAGAAGTCAGGCATCTGCTCTATCTTGTGTGAGGTAATCGGTTATGGCGCAAACGGATCCAGAGTAGAGAGCGGGATGGAGTGGCGCCACCGAATATTGCGGTGATCCATCACGAATCAGGCCGCCTGCATCCCGAAGGACACAGGCGGCCTGATTCGTGATGGAGTTTTAGAGCGTCAGCGCATCAATGACGTCAGTAGTGGGTTGCCCGAGGTCTCGGCGCGCTTCTCCGGATCGGTGCAGTCCTTCCACTTTCCGTTTTCCTGCACGAACTCACGCTGCTGGTTGGCGGTCACGTCGTGACCCTGCGCGGTGACCGCCGCAGTCGCCGTCGGTCCGGTGACATTGATGTCCGAGACGTTGTAGGTGACGCCGGACAGCACCTCGCGCGCCGCGTTGCGGAACGAGGTCCGGTACGCCTTGTCGTCGTTGTTCTGGATCGCGGTGGTCAGTGCCTGGGTGGTGGGTCCGGAGACCCCTGCCGCCGAGGCGACCGCGCCGATCATTCCGGGCCCGTAGCCGGACACTTCACTGATCGGGGGGATCTGGTCTTCGGCGGACTTCGAGGCGATCGTGCCGCGGTACTTGTCGCAGAAGAATGTCGAGAGCGTGGCGTTGTCGAGCGACTTGATCGCCGAAGCCTCGCCGGAAATGATCTGCCGGATCTGCTGCTCATCGGCAGGGGCGGCGGCGGCCAACGCCGGTCCGCTGAGTGCGGCTGCCAGCGCGATCACGCCAGCGCCCATAAGGCGATTCTTCATCTAAAAGCTCCCATCGTCGGGTTTTGTCAAACCTTACCGAATGAAATGTCGCGCGTTCCTGCTTAGCTGTTACCGGTACATCGCGACCAGGAGCACCAGTGCTGCCAGCACGCCAATCAACATCACGGCCTTGCGCAGCTTCCAGACAAGAAGCAAAGCGATGGCGATGGCCGCGAGGGCGACAGGATTCGACGCGAGTTCAGAGACGGCCATACCTCCACCATGTCACGGTGGAGGGGCAACGCGCTGCTCCGCCATGCGTATGAAAAGGGCCCTGACCGGGGGTTCCTGGTCAGGGCCTTACTTCTAGCGTCGGGGTGGCGGGATTCGAACCCACGACCTCTTCGTCCCGAACGAAGCGCGCTACCAAGCTGCGCCACACCCCGCTTTGAAGCCACGCAAGGGTATCGCATCGAGGGCTTCGGTCGCGAATGCGTTGATCCCCGGGTGTGAAAACCGCGTGTGACATGCCCGTATTGTCGCGAGGCCTAGCCCCAGTGGCCGGTGTCCTCGAACGCGGCCAGACGCTCCGACGGCGCATTGAGATCGAATCCCTGCTCGGCGACCCAGGCGTCGTTGAAGTAGGTGTCGGCATACCGATCGCCGGTGTCGGCTAGCAGTGTCACCACCGACCCGGGGACGCCATCACGTGCCATCTCAGAAATGAGCCGGAAGGCGCCGCAGAGGTTGGTTCCCGTCGACGCCCCCACCCGACGACCCAACACTCTGCTGGCGTGTCTCATCACCGCCACCGAAGCGGCATCGGGTACCTGTTCCATGCGGTCCACCACGGTCGGCAGGAACGAGGATTCCACCCGGGGGCGTCCGATGCCCTCGATGCGCGACGAAATTCGGGTCACCACTTCATGTCCCGCTATGTATGACGGGTAGAAGGCCGAGTTGTCGGGATCCACCACGCACAATTGGGTGGGGTAGCGCCGGTACCGGATGTACCGCCCGATGGTCGCGCTGGTGCCACCGGTGCCCGCGCCGACCACGATCCACGTTGGCAGCGGGTGCTTTTCGTGATGCATCTGGTTGAAGATCGATTCGGCGATGTTGTTGTTGCCGCGCCAGTCGGTCGCTCGCTCGGCGTTGGTGAACTGGTCCAGATAGTGTCCACCGGTCTCGTCGGCGAGTCGCTGTGCCTCGGCGTACACCTGCTGCGCCTCATCGACGAAATGGCAACGGCCACCCTGAGA is a window from the Mycobacteroides salmoniphilum genome containing:
- a CDS encoding DUF4129 domain-containing protein, giving the protein MPAIDIDRESAAEAAQRELAKPIYEHPSPFDRLINWIIEHLDYLEFRASELPGGWFTILVTTLIVIAAVVLLIRLARRAVRTKGGGDFGLFESGELTAAEHRAAAERAAAQGDWASAIRHRLRAVARQLEERTILTPVPGRTANELAADAGRELPSLAEEFRSSAEIFNDVSYGERPGTEKSYRKIAELDDHIRDAPVLVTSADVVVTTGWETVR
- a CDS encoding glycerophosphoryl diester phosphodiesterase membrane domain-containing protein → MTPVPPALKPGVIPLRPLDLSALYNGAVAAIRANPKATIGITAVVVVISQLLTFALQAGPIVGLLGGAAGFDAHSDDAFAAAFGIGYFGGAVIGYVITMLVTIVLSGMLTVTVGRSVFGEHTTPAAAWQRAKPRIWALIGLAFASGLLLALPLAIGIAGVVALALTVGPWGAVPAGFALGFGFLALYFYLIPVFALASPVLILERRTVFGALSRSMSLVRKSYWRLLGILLLTSIIVGFVAGILGMPFSIGGQISMGMGTSNTSSTAMILGLALTTVGVIIAQIITLPFNAAVNVLLYTDQRMRTEAFDLVLQTETRTRERLGQPGIDPDALWLPAYPPVQV
- a CDS encoding class I SAM-dependent methyltransferase gives rise to the protein MTEKIATEEFDLAFDAAYRGERPDGLGVRPPWSIGEPQPEIATLIAEGKVRGEVLDAGCGEAATSLYLAELGHTTVGLDSAPKAIALAKGYAAERGLTNASFAVADISAFTGYDGRFDTIIDSTLFHSMPVELREGYQRSIVRAAAPGARYYVLVFDRAAFPAESSVKAVTENELRDVVSKYWSIDEIRPAKIYANFNGFESGVARGFARHQVEPDGRSSVAAWLLSAHLAG
- a CDS encoding HNH endonuclease signature motif containing protein; amino-acid sequence: MSPIDDLLTTATAVVESSFDELNNPELLSALRQLEVAQRKIAAASHTLTARLVERGSPVELGGTSFAEVLARHLSISTATARRRLADTAHLGPRRAFTGEPLQPLLPHAAHALRQGRLGDEHVRIIRRFFDVLPDAVDADTRDAAEERLASMGTEFGPEQLRAGADRIAALINPDGRFSDIDRARRRGISIGRQGADGMSTVSGLLDPETRAYLDAVLSKLAAPGMCDPRDESPTTEGEPDSAAAERDTRTCAQRNHDGLRACLRSILTSGKLGSHHGLPVTVVVSTTLSELRSAAGRAISGSGNLVPIPDLIRMAAHALHYLAIFDDGGRPLYLGRSKRIATPDQRIVLHAKDRGCSAPGCTVPGYLCQVHHVDDWRDDGPTDIDNLTFACGPHHRLLQQGWNTRKRRSDGITEWIPPPHLDTGQSRTNDYHHPERFILDS
- a CDS encoding DNA-3-methyladenine glycosylase family protein is translated as MDIRRTLGIHRRGSTDPTYRVSPGGSITRGSYTPDGPGVLTISREDKTVVGRAHGDGAEWLLDRLPRLLGADDEPEALTPKHDVIARLVHGAKGVRLGASDRVWEALVPAVLEQKVPGAEAWRAWRYLLNHVGTDLGGAKVPPPQREWLDIPSWEWHKSGAEPVRMRTIRIAATVDVETKPEHLTSIQGVGPWTEAEIRARALGDPDAVPVGDYHIAGQVGFALAGHKTDDAGMLELLEPYAGQRYRVIRLIELVAPKPERHGSRMPVRDYRNF
- a CDS encoding acyltransferase family protein; amino-acid sequence: MRGGEIKALTGLRIIAALWVVLFHFRPLLEEAVPAFRSALTPVLNCGAQGVDLFFILSGFVLTWNYLDRMGHRWSTRETLHFLWLRLARVWPVYLVTMHLAALWVIFTMHVGHIPPKDVNGYDAMSYVRQLFMVQLWFRPYFDLSSWNGPAWSISAEWLAYLLFGGLVLVIFRMARATRARSLMVLAVVASLPPVVLLLLTGQFYTPWSWLPRIVMQFTAGALACAAVSRLRLTHRSRHIAGYVAIAIIAAIVGALYFLDAHPISGVTDSSGVVDVLFVPLVMALAVGIGPLPTLLSTRIMVYGGQISFGLYMVHELVHVSWTWATKQFELSLTDSGGGWIVVGLIALAVVLSMALYHWVEEPGRRWMRRMIGVTKPAITDHHAVHNGQKHRAPADLTEPERERVAVGSVDVTRR
- a CDS encoding Rv0518 family GDSL lipase, which encodes MVRLAAFVIAFAFLFGVAAQQTAPVRPYRLLNSGSGLNHVAVVSDSYTTGTREGGLGAKSWTSLTWRMLSREGVRVTADVAAEGRAGYGVRGDHGSVFSDLTGRVVHPDDELVVFFGSRNDQGVDPDVYAEVTRNTLASARRMAPAAKLLVIGPPWPTADVPDVVLQLRDILYGEAHAIGASWVDPLAERWFVGRPELIGSDGVHPNDAGHAYLADKIAPLIGTRLTRRL
- a CDS encoding GNAT family N-acetyltransferase — translated: MPDFSPIITDFWRSYLGRGTVLHSGENFQLAVYPDLDEDSQLMVLHTVDGKTSVALVPELAKRTGINGAQSISESDFWASLDKAGVTMHGADNLFYFTNDARAALVAEVPTGDIRRLTAGDAAIFTAFESVASEQDLDNAQVELDHWAVFGSFDNGRLVAVSSIYQWDDAAIMDLGVLTLPIFRGRGHARQLVRTAFRYACAQGYEPQYRCQVDNAASSALAPAAGLTLFGTLDVIAD
- a CDS encoding PLP-dependent cysteine synthase family protein, with the protein product MSRVWADNAVRLIEADARRSADTHLLRYPLPAAWADTVDVQLYLKDESTHITGSLKHRLARSLFLYSLCNGFVREGTTIVEASSGSTAVSEAYFAQLLGLPFIAVMTASTSPSKIDLIESQGGRCHFVDEAQQVYAEAQRLADETGGHYLDQFTNAERATDWRGNNNIAESIFNQMHHEKHPLPTWIVVGAGTGGTSATIGRYIRYRRYPTQLCVVDPDNSAFYPSYIAGHEVVTRISSRIEGIGRPRVESSFLPTVVDRMEQVPDAASVAVMRHASRVLGRRVGASTGTNLCGAFRLISEMARDGVPGSVVTLLADTGDRYADTYFNDAWVAEQGFDLNAPSERLAAFEDTGHWG